One window of the Sphaerochaeta associata genome contains the following:
- a CDS encoding nucleoside hydrolase: MERIILDVDTGLDDAVALFLAAGLEEISIEAVIATAGNVGLVKTVENTLNILETAGIRCPVYKGADKPLVRKPVEAGDFHGESGLDGPVFAPRTFQKVREEDGIEALIRLVKANPHQITIVSVGPLTDLALALSREPSVASLCKQIVIMGGSFSRGNVTESAEFNTYADPEAAAQVFSSGAKLVLFPLDCTRLVTLSPARLADFRTRSGLSTSVFSSCMDTYTANYTKRGQGEPQMHDPLCVAYLVDPSKVEAEYCTVYVDTCEGPTYGKTTKTPTSSEGGVLVAKRIDIPWFWTLVDRALANLP; encoded by the coding sequence ATGGAACGGATTATTTTGGATGTCGATACAGGATTGGATGATGCAGTCGCCTTGTTCCTTGCCGCTGGCTTGGAAGAGATCAGCATCGAGGCGGTAATCGCAACCGCAGGAAACGTAGGCTTGGTCAAGACAGTGGAAAACACTTTGAATATTCTTGAAACGGCTGGAATCAGATGTCCTGTCTACAAGGGTGCAGACAAGCCTTTGGTGAGAAAGCCGGTTGAGGCCGGTGATTTCCACGGCGAGTCAGGACTGGACGGTCCGGTTTTTGCTCCAAGAACATTCCAAAAGGTACGAGAAGAAGACGGCATTGAAGCACTCATCAGGTTGGTGAAAGCCAATCCCCACCAGATCACCATCGTCAGTGTAGGTCCCTTGACCGACCTGGCACTCGCTCTTAGCCGAGAGCCATCGGTGGCGAGCCTTTGCAAGCAGATTGTGATCATGGGAGGGTCGTTCAGCCGGGGCAATGTCACAGAGAGTGCCGAGTTCAATACCTATGCCGATCCCGAAGCCGCCGCCCAGGTCTTTTCCTCGGGAGCGAAACTGGTGCTTTTTCCGTTGGACTGCACCCGCCTTGTCACCCTCAGTCCTGCACGTTTGGCGGATTTCCGTACACGAAGCGGACTGAGCACGTCAGTCTTCAGCTCCTGCATGGATACCTATACCGCAAACTATACAAAGCGCGGACAGGGAGAACCGCAGATGCACGATCCCCTGTGCGTAGCATACCTGGTCGATCCTTCCAAGGTGGAAGCCGAGTATTGCACGGTTTATGTTGATACGTGTGAAGGGCCCACCTACGGCAAAACAACCAAAACACCCACTTCATCCGAGGGTGGCGTCCTGGTTGCCAAGCGCATTGACATTCCTTGGTTCTGGACCTTGGTGGATCGCGCTCTGGCCAATCTTCCCTAG
- a CDS encoding uracil-xanthine permease family protein — protein MNQASIFELSGRPPLSKALPLAVQHVVAMIVGCVTPALILSRVAGLSSQDSIILVQGALVIAALATFLQLFPIGPFGAGLPVILGVSFAYLPTMQAIAGGYDLATIFGSQLVGGLIAVLVGLNVKRLRVLFPPLITGTVVFTIGLSLYPTAINYMAGGVDSPSYGSAQNWLLAFLTLAIVTVLNHMGKGIFKLASILIGIAVGYILSLLLGIVDFTAVSSASLFQAPRLMHFSLRFEVAACFSLGILFAINSIQAIGDFTATTVGSMDREPTNKELKRGIVGYGLSNVLGSLLGGLPTATYSQNVGIVTTTKVINRYTLSLSALILLIAGLVPKFSALLTTIPQSVLGGATISVFASIAMTGMKLVVSEEMNYRNTSIVGLSAALGIGIADSSAALSTFPAWFQTIFGESPVVIATIVAVALHVMLPKRN, from the coding sequence ATGAACCAAGCAAGTATCTTCGAGCTCAGTGGGAGACCTCCCTTAAGCAAGGCCCTGCCATTGGCCGTCCAGCATGTGGTTGCCATGATCGTCGGTTGTGTGACGCCGGCCCTCATCCTGAGCAGGGTTGCAGGCCTCTCAAGCCAGGATTCCATCATCCTGGTGCAGGGAGCGCTGGTAATCGCAGCCTTGGCGACGTTCCTCCAGCTCTTTCCGATCGGACCGTTCGGGGCAGGACTTCCGGTGATCCTGGGAGTGAGCTTCGCCTACCTTCCCACCATGCAGGCCATCGCAGGCGGCTACGACCTTGCCACCATATTCGGGTCGCAATTGGTCGGAGGTCTGATCGCCGTGCTGGTCGGACTCAATGTAAAACGCCTTCGCGTCCTCTTCCCTCCCCTCATAACCGGCACGGTTGTCTTCACCATCGGTCTCTCGCTCTACCCCACCGCCATCAACTACATGGCAGGAGGGGTGGACAGCCCCTCCTACGGGTCGGCTCAGAACTGGCTGCTCGCCTTTCTCACCCTTGCCATCGTCACGGTCCTCAACCATATGGGAAAGGGTATCTTCAAGCTTGCCTCCATTCTCATCGGTATTGCCGTCGGCTACATCCTCTCCCTGTTGCTGGGAATTGTAGACTTCACCGCAGTAAGCAGTGCCAGCCTCTTTCAGGCACCCAGGCTCATGCATTTCAGCCTCCGCTTCGAGGTGGCCGCGTGCTTCTCTCTGGGAATCTTGTTTGCGATCAACTCGATCCAGGCGATCGGCGACTTCACCGCCACCACCGTAGGCTCAATGGACCGAGAGCCCACAAACAAGGAATTGAAACGGGGCATTGTCGGATACGGCTTGTCCAATGTGCTTGGATCGCTGCTGGGAGGCCTTCCAACGGCAACCTACAGCCAGAATGTCGGAATTGTAACCACCACGAAGGTGATCAACCGCTATACGCTCTCCCTTTCTGCACTTATTCTTCTCATCGCAGGTTTGGTCCCCAAGTTTTCCGCCCTGCTCACCACCATTCCCCAAAGTGTATTGGGAGGAGCGACGATCAGTGTTTTTGCCTCGATTGCCATGACCGGGATGAAGTTGGTAGTATCAGAGGAGATGAACTACCGAAATACGTCCATAGTCGGTCTATCGGCTGCACTCGGCATTGGGATTGCCGATTCTTCGGCCGCCCTTTCTACCTTCCCTGCTTGGTTTCAGACCATATTCGGAGAATCGCCGGTAGTAATCGCCACCATCGTGGCTGTCGCCTTGCATGTCATGCTGCCAAAGAGGAATTAG
- a CDS encoding alpha/beta hydrolase: MRIIQIAVGPKQVPLTGYLQDITSDGGIRNIRPSVVICPGGAYRFRSERERDPVALHFLNMSYNVFILDYSVKEDAKDLNPLLEASDAFIKIREHAFSWMCDPTRIAIVGFSAGGHLAASLAILHDHALVASKQTIKDENNRPDAAVLCYPVITGGEYAHQESIGWVSGGDEKLRALMSLENQVSSSASPMFIWHTVTDASVPVENSMLLALSLRREQVPFELHLFESGNHGLSMCTEEVGTPHPGCRQWVDLASTWLNSRFHHNL, encoded by the coding sequence ATGAGAATCATACAAATTGCTGTGGGGCCCAAGCAGGTCCCGCTTACCGGGTATTTGCAGGATATCACCAGCGACGGGGGGATTCGAAACATCAGGCCGTCGGTTGTCATTTGTCCGGGAGGAGCGTATCGATTCCGCTCCGAACGTGAGCGCGATCCTGTAGCCCTTCACTTCCTGAACATGAGCTACAATGTATTCATTCTCGATTATTCAGTCAAAGAGGATGCCAAGGACCTCAACCCGCTGCTCGAGGCAAGCGATGCCTTCATCAAGATCCGCGAGCATGCATTCTCCTGGATGTGCGACCCCACCAGAATCGCCATCGTGGGCTTCAGTGCAGGAGGACATCTGGCTGCTTCCTTGGCAATCCTGCATGACCACGCTCTGGTTGCCTCGAAACAGACGATCAAGGATGAGAACAACCGCCCCGATGCCGCCGTGCTCTGCTATCCGGTGATCACCGGTGGTGAATATGCACATCAAGAGAGCATCGGCTGGGTGAGCGGTGGTGATGAGAAGCTGAGGGCTCTGATGAGCTTGGAAAACCAGGTATCTTCATCAGCAAGCCCGATGTTCATCTGGCACACCGTCACCGACGCCTCGGTTCCTGTGGAGAACAGCATGCTGCTCGCACTCTCGTTGAGGCGCGAGCAGGTGCCGTTTGAATTGCATCTCTTTGAGAGCGGAAATCATGGGCTGTCCATGTGCACCGAAGAAGTTGGCACCCCGCATCCAGGATGCAGACAGTGGGTGGACCTTGCCTC